The Setaria viridis chromosome 9, Setaria_viridis_v4.0, whole genome shotgun sequence sequence GAACTTTAACTCTGAACATAGATAGTACAACACTGTTGATGATCCCATGGATCACTTTATTTCATCTCGCTGCTACTGGATTAGAGCACATTAGCATGGAGGCTACAGAAACTACGCAGAATACAGGTTTCAGATATGGTTACCATCCCTAAGAACTAAGatacagctgctgctgcagtcaAACTCAAAACTGAAGAGAGCCTCATCAAATTAACCACCTCTGTCTTCCTATAAATTCCTGTTACAATTACAGTATGCAGTAGGCTCGGATGACCTCAACTATAGGCGCACGGCACAGCGGGCATTTGCCGACCCCGTGGAGTAGCTCGCTTGCGCACTTTGAGCAGGTGCACATATGCCCACATCTGACAGTACGAGCAAGAAAGATATATGTTAAAAATGAATTGTTGTTCATTGTACTTATTACAGCTGATGAAAATGCAGATAAGTAGGGACCTGTAAAGAAGCGAGTCAATCTGATTATCACAGCAGATGCAGCAGGTCCCTTTCCTTGCTAGATTCCATTGTGATCCATCCTCTAACGTTTCTTCATCTGTACACTCACAAATTCCATGGAAATAAAGCTTCTTCGATCATTCTGTTGAGAGCAGAGAATGGAAGGAAAAGAGtaacacacacacatatacataCACACCTTGCATGGTTAACGGTGATCGGTTCAGAGCAGCAGAAACTTCTTGTTTGATGGAGCGCTGCAACTCTATCTGCATCTCCATGCACGCTTCCAGCATCTGCTGCATGCTGCTCATTCCTCTCTGTACTCCACTCAGCTCATCTCGCAAAACATGGATGGCGTCCCACTCCTACCACACACATACTCTTCTTTTAACAATATACTTAGATGCAGTAATGCATGGATATTCAGAATTGTAACTTATTTTAGTGTCTATATGCAAAAGACCTAAGTACAGACTTTGCACCACAGTGAGAATGGGATGGATGACTCACAAGTTCAGAGCGATGCATGGTTTGCTGGCTCCAGTTATGATATTGCTGCCATTGAACCGCCTGATCAGATAACACAGTCGAAGGCTGGGGTGCAGTCTCACTCCCAACCCGAGTTGGTTCGTCGATCCTGATCTCGATAGGATCCTCGTTGAGTAAACCAGTGCTTGGTCTCTGCCCTTCTTCGAAATCCCAATCGTGAGGATCATGTTCTTGCCTCTGAACATAAGACTGAATGAGCTGGTCCAGACTTTCACGGAAGCCGCTGCTAAGAAGGTTCGACACGCTTCGCCTACAAACACAAGGAGTTATATATCTGATGAGCATTTTGCCTTAAGGacaaaaattttaatttcaCGAATTTGTGCTACAGATTAAATACCTGCTTAAGAGTTCTCTGAGCTCAACTCCATAGACATCATCTTCAGGTGGACTAAACCTATTCCTGGTAGAATTGAAACTCCGGCTTAACTGCCACTGTGGTTCCTCTTCCTGAGATTCGATGACATGCCATTCCTCGTCTCTATGTAGGAAGGCGCTGTCATGTCCATCGGCCTCAGTGACAGAAATATCCCTTGACCATGGCAAATCAGTTTCAGCTTCTTGCTGCATGCTGTTGCCAGATGCAGTCGATGAGGAGGTAGACACAGATTGCTCACTATCCAGCTCTGAGGACCGCGAATCTGAATGCTTCTCAGATTGTTGTATTTGTTCTTGGGAAAAATCATCTTGCGGAACACTGTTACTGCCAGGTACAGTGCTTTCGACATGCacagcttcatcttccattGATCGATTTGTCTGGATTTGATAATAATGAGCTGCATTCTCTATATGATGGTTATCATCACTTACAACCTGAAGTATTACACCATCACTTCTCAATGGTACATTGGTACTGGAAATGAGAAACAGTAATATTAGATGAAGCAAAAAGTGTCATGTGGCAAACAAAAATTGTGTTCCTTAATTTGGCTACTTGAAAAGATCgtttttttccttctaatttttctattggGATCCATCATGGGAAGGCCAAGACAGGAAGACCAACAATGAGGATGCCATACTAGGCA is a genomic window containing:
- the LOC117838461 gene encoding uncharacterized protein, with the translated sequence MLRPRAESSGVPSPSGLSMDDDVHAKTRSCAGGETSAAAASRIIAQWAARRRQACEQMVLTTLDLDRRDRESELLALARLHAVSMLDASFLHGGDGGGRRRARSPERALVRRIAREWAGGAAASEGAARGRGEEWLGETERERVRSVRERVRMATAQQQQGVGGDQGGSTTRDRRLARADVVRRMAMERQRELQGLSEHRAVSAFAHRGRIQSFLRGRFFRNGRPMNDERPNSMAATELGQLRQRHPVSRLSTNVPLRSDGVILQVVSDDNHHIENAAHYYQIQTNRSMEDEAVHVESTVPGSNSVPQDDFSQEQIQQSEKHSDSRSSELDSEQSVSTSSSTASGNSMQQEAETDLPWSRDISVTEADGHDSAFLHRDEEWHVIESQEEEPQWQLSRSFNSTRNRFSPPEDDVYGVELRELLSRRSVSNLLSSGFRESLDQLIQSYVQRQEHDPHDWDFEEGQRPSTGLLNEDPIEIRIDEPTRVGSETAPQPSTVLSDQAVQWQQYHNWSQQTMHRSELEWDAIHVLRDELSGVQRGMSSMQQMLEACMEMQIELQRSIKQEVSAALNRSPLTMQDEETLEDGSQWNLARKGTCCICCDNQIDSLLYRCGHMCTCSKCASELLHGVGKCPLCRAPIVEVIRAYCIL